One Lentimicrobiaceae bacterium genomic window, TGCCGAACAGCCGTTTGGCATTTCGTTACTGCTCAAAAACACCACAGGTGAGTTTGAGAGATGACGTATGATAACATCCCTTCAAACCCACCTGAAAGATTGAATTTTGCCTGACTGCCTTTTAATGTGAAAAGGTCAGGGTAAATTACAGGCTTTAGCCTCGTCGGTTTCATTTACTTCAAATAAGCAGCATTATCGGTGGCTCTGGTCATTCACAATCTTTACGTTGAAGAGAGCCAGATCACTATTGCACGGCTCTGGCATCAGCTTAAGCTGCTTTCCACTCAGCACATAATACCGGTAAACGGGGTTGATAGGGGCAATTTCGCCGCTCAACGGGTCGTATTTGCTGCAATTGCTGCAATATCTGTAAAGGCGTTTCCCATTGCAAACACTGATAAGCTCCATAAAGGCCATACCGAGCGTATCTCCCCTGAGATTGATCAGGGGCATCACTTCAAATTGCCGTCCATTCAAACGATAAGCCTGAATGCTGTTGTTAGGCACTTTAATCAGCTGTCCTTCAGCAGTTAAAATACGGGTATTGGCAAATCCAGTCCGCATGGTCTCACATACATAAGTTTTGCCATCTGCCACCACGTAACCCTCTCTTTCAGATTCAGACATCAGCATCAAAGAGCACAAGGCCAATGCGATTGTTATCCATAAAGTTTTCATGATGTATCCTTTCCTTTCAGGTCAATTGCCTGATGATAATTGAATAAACACTTGCCCGCCAGTCAGCAAATGCGCTTCAGATAACGTCAATACCAAAGAATGGCAAAACGGTTGAGGCGTTCTTCTTGTTGATCTCAAGATAAAATCCGCCATCCTTAAACACGTAATAAGCTGTTTGTTGATGTGCCTTTTTATAGGTATTGTCCATCAAATCGCCACATTCACCGAACTCACAGTATTTGTAAAGTCTTAATCCATTGCGGGTAGTAACATATTCCATAAGGGCTGTTTGGCCGGTCATCTCTCCTTTGATGACTACGGGTAATCTTTCAAACAGGTGACCATTACAGAAGTATGCATCTACTTTTCTGAAGGGGATTTTAAGCGTGGTTCCATCTTCAAGTGTAATATTGGCACAAAACAATCCGGGGCGAACTTTTTCGCAGAAATACGTCTTGTCTCCGGATTTTACATAATTCAGGGTTTCATTTCCGGCATTGGCTTCCACCACAAAAGCGAACATAGCCAGCACCAGGATTGCAAATAACTTTTTCATGGTAAACTCCTCCGGTTTTTAGGTTGAACATTGAACATCATAAAATTACGCAACATGCACTGCCACAATCAAATGTATTCGTTTAACCAGCCAAAACAACCGCTTACCGACTCACCTGCCGCATCTGCTGACTTACAGATGAAAAACAGCTTTTGACCGAACAAAAGAGCACAAAACAGCACTCTTTACCCGGTAGAGGTAAAAAAAGTTTGGAAAAACTCCTTTACGGAAATGCAGGGGAAGCAGAGGCTAAACGATAACCGGAAAAAGCACCCTGAACTCGCTGCCTTTGCCGGCTTCGCTGTCAACCTGAATCATGCCGCCGTGTTTTTCGACCAGCTCTTTACACAAAATCAAGCCCAGCCCGGTGCCGGGCTCCTGATCAGTGCCTTTGGTTTTGCTGGAAACGTCGATATTGAACAGGTTTTTGGCTTTTTCGGCCGACATGCCAATGCCGTTATCTCTGACACTCAGCACACAAAAGCCTTTGCGCTCAGCAACAGAAATATGAATTTCGCCGTTGCGGTTGGTAAATTTAAGCGCATTGGTAAGCAGATTGCGCAGAATGGTTTTAACCATATTCACATCGGCCTGCACCGGCCGGCATTTGCTGTAAGAAGATTTAATGGCAATGTTCTTACGGTTTGCCTGAATCGTAACCAAATCAACACTTTCATCAACCAGTGGCTGAAGGTCAACCGCTTCAGGCATAAACACCATGGTTTCGGTTTGCGAACGCGCCCACAGCAAAAGGTTTTCGAGCAATTCATGCGCTTGTTGCGATGAAGTTCTGATATTTTCGAGGTTTTTCTGCAACTTGAGCGGATCAATGTTATTCAGGGTAATGAGCAGAATATCGGTCAGCCCGATAATGGTATTGAAAGGGTTGCGCAGATCGTGGCCAATGATAGAGAAGAAGCGATCCTTGGCTGCATTCAACTCTTTAAGCCGGGCATTTTTCTCCATGATTTCAGACTTCTGACGCTCAATCAGAAGGGTTCTCAGCCTTACCCGTTCTTCGAGCACCCGGCGTTGCCTTATCAGTTGCCTTTCGCGCAGCCTGATGTACACCCACACCAACAAAACCAGCAAAAAGACATAGGCCACATAAGCAACATTGCTTTTCCACCAGGGCGGGTAAACTATTATCTGAATGCTTACCCCTTTTTCATTCCACAGCCCATCGTTGTTACAACCTTTTACCCAAAGAGTGTAATCGCCGGGTGGCAGATTGGTAAACGAAACAAAATTGCGCGTTCCAATATCAATCCAGTTGTTATCCACTCCTTTCAGCATATAGGCGTAAGCATTTTTAGCCGGATTGGTAAATTCCATTGCTGCAAACTCAACTGTAAAGGTGTTATCGCGAAAGCTAAGTTCTACCGGATCAGCAGCCTCCAGGTTGAAGTAAGTTTTGACCCCTTCGGTAATTTTATAAACAGAGGTAATGGCTATCACCGGAATATGCGGATTGCTTTTGAGCGAATCGGGATAAAAAGAGTTAAAACCATTCATTCCGCCAAAAAACAGCTCCCCTTCTTTGCTGCGAAACGATGCCCTGAGGTTAAATTCGGGACTTTGCAAACCGTCTTCAACGGTATAATTGTAGAATTTATGGTGCGTGGCATCAAACCGGCACAAGCCATTGCCGGTGGCAAACCAAAGGGTATGATTTTTATCTTCAAGAATGCTGTAAACCAGATTTGCAGGAAAACCCTGTTCGCGCGAATAATACGTGAAAGTGCCGGTTTCTTTTGAATACCGGTTTACATAGGAATTGGTCCCTACCCAAATATCGCCATGCACATCCTGGCACAGGGCGGTAACAAAATTGTCGGACAATGAACCTGCTTTGCTCTCATCTTTCTTAAAATGTGTAATATCGCCTGTTTCAGCATCCATCATATCCAATCCGTTGATGGTACCAATCCAGATATCGCCCTCCCTGTCTTCGAGCACAGCGTAAACCAAACCAGCACTGATTTGATGGTCAGCCGGAGCATCAGTATAAAAATGCTCGGCAGGCTTCCCGTTTCGATAAAGTTTGTAAATGCCGTCATTGGTTGCTATCCAGAAATTTTCGTGCCTGTCCTGCATCATCATATTGATTCTGAGCCCTTCAAAATCAGGGAAACCAACTCCATGCAGCGCCACAGACGGACGGACAAAATTCCTGCGCTGTTTGTCAAAAACAACCAATCCGTCGCGTGTTCCCAGCCAGATGGTGTGCTGCCTGTCTTCAAAAATGGTGTGGACAAAGTCATTGGGAATATGGTTTCGGCCAGTGGCTTCAGCAGAATAATGCTCCACTTGGCCTGTTTCGCGGTTCAACAAATTAAGGCCCTGGCCCCAGTTGCCCACCCATATCAGGCCCTGTTCGTCTTTATAAATAGAGGCAATCACATTTCCGGCCAAATCAACTGAATAGGGAGAATCACTTTTACGGTAAAGCCTGAAATTGCGTTTCTTCAAATCAGTTTTATTCAGACCCGACAAAGTACCAATCCAGAGATTATCCGAATGATCAATCATCAGCGAAAGATTAATGTTATGATTCAACCCGCTTTTATCGGCGCTGAAGTTTTCGCACACCCATTTTCCGGCGGTGTTGCGGTGCATCCTGTTAAGCCCGCCCCCTTCTGTTGCAATCCAGAGATTGCCGCGCTTATCGGCAAGAATAGCCCGAATAAAGCTATGGCTGAGTGCAACATCGCTGTTCAAATCACTGTAATGACGAATCATTTTGGTGCTGCCCGGTTGTAATTGATTGAGCCCATCGGAGGTGCCAATCCATATATCACCGGCTTTATCCTGAAACAAAGCAGTAACCTGATCGTCAGAAAGACTTGCAGGATTTCCGGGCTGAGAGGTAAACACCCTGAAATTAGCCGATACGGGGTCAAACACGGCTAATCCCTTGGCAGAGCCCATCCATATATTTCCCTTTTCATCTTCAAGCAGTGGAATATTGTTGTCTTTGACACTTCCATCGAATGCAAGCGGACTGATAAAATGCTTAAACTGCATGGTTTCCGGGTTGCAAACAGAAAGCACCGGCGGTGTATTGATAAGTATATCGCCATTGCGGGCACAATCAACATCATAAACATAATCAGTAACCCTCAGGGCATAAGGAGTTTGATAAATTACCCGGACAAAGCGGTCTTCCTTTCTCAGATATTTAACCAATCCGCCCTTGGTCCCTATCCACAGGTCGGCATTTTTATCTTCAGCAATGGCAAAAATCCAGTTATTGGCGATGGAAGTGCTGTCGCCCGGAGCATAGGTATACACTTCAAACCCGTATCCATTAAACCTGTTAAGGCCGTTTTGCGTACCCACCCAAATAAAGCCCCTCGAATCCTGGTACATACAATTGACTACACTCTGTGAAAGTCCGTCGGCAATTGAATAGCCCAGAAATGTATATTGCTGCGCGCTGCACCATAAACATGACAGGAGAAAAAGCCCCGTAAAAATTGCTTTGATTTTCATCCTGTTTTCAGTGTTAAGCATTGCTGATTGGGCTGCCGGGTAGTTGCGCCTCACTCGCCGGCATAAACTCAAATCAAACTGGCGCAACCCGGGTTTACTTCATTCAAAAATACAAAACAGGAGGCAATATTCCTATTAAACTACTGCAAATAATACACTTATCAATTGAGGAATAAAGGCCAGGGGGAAAACAGAAAGACATCATAATTTCAAAAACCCTGGCGTTTGCCTTCAATCATATCAAAAAAATTCTTTTGATACGTGTCGCTGACAGGGATGGAACGATCGGCAATCTTGATATGCCTTCTTTCAACAAAATCAATTTTATCAATAGCCACAAAAAATGATTTATGCACCCTGCAAAAATGGGGCTCGGGTAAAACATCTTCAATTCCGCGGGCATTCATCAGGGTCATGATGCGGCGGCTGGTGGTTACAATACGCCAGTAATCGCCCATGCCTTCTACATAAAGCACTTCAGATGTCCGCACTCTTTCAATGCGAGTTTCTGTTTTAACAAAAAAATAATCTTTGACATTGAATTCCGGCTGATGGGCCGATGGATTTGTCTCAGCAAGCTTTTGCCCCTCATTCAACATGCGGTCATAAACCTTATCAATGGCTTTTAAGAACCGTTCGAATGAAATGGGCTTCAAAAGATAATCCGTCACATCCAGGTCAAATCCCTGCAGGGCATAGGCATCGTAGGCTGTAGTCAGAATCACAAATGGTTTAACTTTAAGTGCGTTCAGCAGCTGTATGCCGGTGAGCTCTTCCATCTGAATGTCAAGCAAAATAAGATCAACCTTGTTGTTGCGCAAATACTCGAGTGTATCTATGGCATTGCCAAAAGTATGCTGCAGGTTTAAAAAAGGCACTTTTTCGCAGTATTCCCTGATGATATCGAGGGCCAGGGGTTCATCGTCAATGGCTATACAATTTATTTTCATGTTTGCGGGGTTTTATTTGAAACAGGCCTTGCTGCTTCCTTCCAGATTTCAAGATTGACACTGAATTGTTCCTCATTCTGTGTAATGGTGAGCTTATGCCGGCCCGGATAGGTAAGTTCAAGCCTTCGCCTGATATTAGCCAGGCCGATGCCGCTATAAATTTCACTTTCAGGAAGTTTTGTCCTTTTCAGGTAATTGACCACACTGAAAACGATGCCTTCCTTACCGGCAAACAGGCGGATGATAATTCCGGGACTGTGCAATTTGCTGCTGTGTTTAAACGCATTTTCAACAAACGAAATCAGCAACATTGGCGCAATAAGGTGACCTTCAGGGTTTCCTTCAATCTGCAGCGAAACAAAATCGGGGTGACTGATGCGAAGTTTCTGCAGTTCAATAAAGCTTTTCAGGTAATCCAACTCCTTATCCAGCGGCACTTTATCAGCAGAAGCATCAAAAAACATATACCGCATAACCGATGACAGTTTCATAACCGCAGCCGGTGCCAAATCTGATTTTTTATAAACCAGTGAATAGATATTGTTGAGTGTATTGAAAAGAAAATGCGGATTAACCTGCGACCGTAAAAGGGCCAGTTCACTTGCCTGCCGCTGGTTTATCAACTCATCCTTTTGTTTCTGCGATTCAAAAGCGTGAATCATAAAACGGATAAGAACAGCATATATGCCGGTAATGATAACCAGCCGCAGATTATTCCAGACATACATCCATTTAAACACCAGTTCGGCTCCGTCCTTGTTGCCGGGAAGTTTCCAAAAGATAAGTTCAAGCGGTGTTCTGATGGCAGTGAGCAACAACAAAACAATCATCCCTGCCATGATGGCCACCAACTTATATCTGAATTTCATCAACACCGGAAACAAGAGATAAATCACATAAAACGACACAACATTGAGCATGGTGTTAATAAAAACATCCTTTAAATACTGATTGTTATATAACCAGGATGCTTCATACTGTCCGATATACAAAGGAAATAATGACTGGTTTACAATATAAAACCAGAAGAAGAAGTGAATGAGCAGGATATTTTTCCTTTTCATCAGTAAATAATTTTGATTTTAAAGGTCTGATGGAACCCACATGTTTGAAAATTAATTTCATCTGTGTTAGCGAACGCAATTCATGTGGGTTTCATTTTAATATTGTTTTGCCAATGATGGTTGCCTATCAAATTTAAGCAAAATAATGAATTTCAAGACCATAAACCACCATCAAATCGACAAAACACGTGGTTTAACCGCCAAAATGAAAGTCTGATTCTGTAAAAGGGGGTAACAGGCATATCGCATTTTCATTAAAAAATAATAAGCTTCTACCCAAAGTAAAGCACTATCGCGCTGTACTGCCAACGACCTGAATATTTTCATCACAACGCCTGTGATTCATAAAATTATTTTACTTAACGGCCATATTTAATGTCATAAATCTGTTTCCAAATGAATTTTGACCCGCATTTATAGTGGCTACAATACAATTAAATCTAACTTTGTACATTCATAAAAGGTAGTTGCAAATCAAAAGGATAGTGAATTAAAAGAAGATTTTCTTTCTGAAATCACATCGTCAGTATTTTGCAGCCATCAGATTTATTCATCATTCTAATTAACAATGGCATGAAAAAAACTTTTACTCTTTTACTTGTTATGGCCTGCCTTTGGGCGCAGGCGCAGTACAGCACTCCCGGCACCGGGGTATCGTGGAATCTTGACTCGCTGGTCACCAACTCGGCAGGTGCCGTTATTCTGAACGGCGATCACTACGAAGTAACTTCCACCATTCTGATTCTCCCCTCCGACTCACTCAGTATCCTGGACAATGTTACTGTATTTTTTCATGACCTGACTGGCATTGAGTCGTCGGGAATACTCACCATTGATGCACCATCCGAAGCATTGTTCACAGCCATCGACAGCACTTCTGCCAATAAATGGCGCGGCATAAAACTGGAGTCGGGGCATGTCACCAACATTAAAAACGCCAGCTTCAGATTTGGCGGAGGAATGCGCGTCATTGCCGGCACTTTCTCTATCGACGGAAGTACATTCTATAAAAATTACTACAAATCAGGCTCTACATCAGGCTCTTATGCTTCAAGTGCAGCCCTCGACATTTCAGGGCTGGCCAGTGTAACCAATTGTTCCTTTACCTACAATCAGCGCGGAGCTATTGCTTCAGGTTCAAACATAGCCTGCAGGGCCAATATTCGCAACAACTATATTTTCGGAAACACAACAGAGAATTCAAATCGCCCGCAAATCAACATGGGCCCGGCTGGCGAAAATGATACTACCTTTATTGTTGGCAACACAGTTATTGGCAACGGCAACACCTCATCGGGGGGCATTGCCTATTCATCGCTGGTGGGTGTAGCCGGCAATGTGGTGATTGAATCCAACGTGGTTGACTTAAACCGCTATGGCATCACCCTTACAGGAAGCCCCATCAACGGCGCCATTCGCTACAATACCATCACCAACAACAACATTCAGGGCGACCCGAACCTGGGAGGAAGCGGCATCAATTTTACGGCTTCAAGTGCTTCTTCTAACCTGCAGGCAATGGTTACAGGCAACATCATCAGTGGAAACCTGTGGGGCATTACCATTATCGGATATCCGCAGGTAAATATGGGCGACAGCACAGCAGCCACTTTTAATCCTGGCGGCAACCAGTTTTCCGACAACGGAAACGGCGGCATCCTTTACGACCTTTACAATAACGGCCCGGTTATACAAAAAGCCATGTACAATTGCTGGGGTGTAGCAACACAGGATTCGGCCAGTATTGAAACCGTGGTGGTACATGCGGTTGACAATGCCACACTCGGACTGGTAAAATTTATGCCTTCATGCGCCTATCCAACCATTTTTACTGTTGAAAACGCATCAGGCTCACCGCTTCAGCAGGTTGAAATCAGCATCGAAAACTTTGAACAAACCCTCTATACCAATGCCAGCGGAACGGCAGAAGCAATGTTATCACCGGGCAATCACCTTTTTACAGCCTCACTTGCAGGATACAATACCTACAATGGCAACTTTACCGTTACTGCCGGCACCAACCATGTAAATGTTACCCTGACCAACAGCAGCAACTATTTGCTGACTTTTCATGTAACTGATACAGATATGGCTCCGCTGGCCGGCGCCGAAATTTCCGTTGCTTCTCAAACCCTCACCACCAACAGCGAAGGAATGGCAACCATTACCCTGGGCAATGGCACATATCCTTATACCGTTTCGAAAGAAGGATATATCAGTGAAAACGGAAGTGCAGTTATTGCCAATGGAAATACTGACGTAAATGTTCAGCTCACTGCCGTTGTAATACCCACCTTTGTCCTTAGTTTTCAGGTAAACAATGCAGATGGACAACCCCTTGAAGGAGTTTCAATTGAAATAGAAGGTCAGCCTGAACCATTGCTCACCAACAGTGCCGGAACAGTTACCATTGAACTGCCTGACGGCACATATAGCTATAACGCTTCACTGCAGAATTACGAAACCTATACCGGCTCAGTTGAAATTGCCGGAGCCAATGTAACTGAAAACATTGTACTTCAGCCCGACACCACCAGCCTTTATACTGTGACATTCACCGTTGATTCCAACATGGGTTTACTCAGCGGCGCCGAAATTACCATCAATGGTGAAACACTTACAACCAACGACAATGGTGTGGCTACTATCCAGCTAACCAACGGCACCTGGCCATATACGGTTACGGCCATTGATTTTATCACAGAAGAAGGCTCACTCACCGTATGGGGTGCTGATGTAAATGAATCTGTTTACCTTCTGCTCACAGGCATCAGCCAGCCTCAGCACGAAACATTCACCATTTACCCCAATCCGGTAACCAACCGCCTTTATATCAAAGGCAATCAAGCAGATGCAGTTGAAATTTATTCACAACAAGGTACTCTTTTGCAACAATACAAATCAGTAAAAGGCTCCATCAACCTGAGCGGACTGGGGCAGGGAACTTATCTCATCCGCCTTATTTCAGGCAGCGAAGTGGTAAGTAAAACCATTGTAAAACAATAGATTTGATAACATAAACCGAAAGGGGACTCTTCATATCAGAGTCCCTTTTTTTTTATTTTTCCTGAAAACAGTAATAAAAAACGAGCCGTTGTATTGCGGACCAGGTACTTTGCGAGCAATTTTTATAATTCAGGCTGAATTAAGCTTCTGAGTGTTTCGTTTGCTCCTGCTCCATATCGCCAAGATGCAAATCAAGCGCTTTGACCGAAATCTGAATCTCATAAATTGAAATTGCCAAAGAAACAAGCATCATAATCAGCGCAACGCCAAAAATAAGAATGGCCACCGACAATTCTCCCACAAAGATGAGAAACATGGTGCCCACGCATAAAAACAGGCTGCCCACACCCAGCATCTGCATGTACTTTGTCAGGTACAACCGCTTCCTGAGATTGGCAATCTGGCCTTCGAGCAATTCATTTGGATCTGCGCTGAACTTCTCGTGAAGACCTCTGATAAGGCTGGCATAGCCCAAAAAACGGTTGGTATACGCCAGTAAAATAAGTGAAATAGCTGAAAACAGCAGGGCCGGTGTCGTAAGTGTAATTTGTTCGTGCATGATACATTTTTTGTGAATCAACAATCAAATCCATCATTCCTCTCTGGTTCTTCCGGTAAATGTACAAAAGAAATCCAGCCTGACTATTGCCTTTAGCCATTGAGTGCATCATCATGCAAAAACATAAATATTGACTGGCAGGGCTCACAAAAATTGCTTATATTTGTGTATATCAGCTTATAAATGATGGAAAACGCACATTCAACACCTCATCCTCATGCCAATGGAAGCGACTTTTCCCGGTTTATGCAGATGGGCGATGATTTTATGAAAATTGAATTGCTCAGACCTGCCATTAAATGGTACAACAAAGCGCTTGCATTGGGCATAGAAACCGAAAAAGTTAATCAGCGCCTTGATGAATGCCAAAGGCAACTGGCATTTGAAAACAGGGTAATTGCCATTCTATGTGCCATTGCAGCCCTGCTTTCGGGACTCTGGATGGTGTTCGGCCAATAGGCTGTTTACCATATTCAGGTATTCGGTCCTCACCCGTAATGAACTTCCTGTCAGGCCAAACAAACCGGTAAATCTCAGTAATACCTGCACTCTTTCTGTTTGAAGACACGTGCATAGCAGCACAGCCATTGTATAAAAAACAGGATTCCTTGACATTAAAAAAAATCAAAAAGGTCATTATCCTTCCACTTTTTCACAAGTTGTTTACCTTTGCACCGCAAAACAACAAGCTTATGAACGCCCTTGAACAACTAAAAAAATTCACCCGCGTGGTGGCCGATACCGGCGATTTTGAATCGATGATTGCTTACCGCCCTGTAGATGCAACGACCAATCCTTCGTTGATTTACGCTTCGGCGAAAGATGCAAAATACCGTCATCTGGCAGCTCAGGCAGCCGCCGAAGCCAAAACACTTAGCCAGGACAAAGCCACGCAACTTTCGCTTTGCCTCGATCGTGTTGCTGTGAATTTCGGACTTGAAATCCTGAAAATTGTTCCGGGTCGCGTCAGCACTGAAGTAGATGCCCGCTTATCGTTCGACACCGAAGCTACCATTGCCAAAGCCCGGGAACTGATAAGGCTTTACGAAGCTGCAGGAATCTCGCGTGAGCGTATCCTGATTAAAGTAGCTGCAACCTGGGAAGGCATCCGTGCCGCCGAACAGCTTGAAAAAGAAGGCATCCACTGCAACCTCACCCTTTTGTTTTCAAAAATACAGGCCATCGCTTGTGCAGAAGCCGGCATTACATTGATTTCGCCTTTCGTAGGCCGTATTCTTGACTGGTACAAAAAAGAAAAAGATCTTACCGGTATCACGCCCGACCAGGATCCCGGCGTTATTTCCGTTACCGAAATATTCAATTATTACAAAAAGTTTGGATATACCACCGAAGTAATGGGAGCCAGTTTCCGCAACAAAGGCGAAATTACCGCACTTGCCGGATGTGACCTGCTCACCATTGCCCCTTCGCTGCTCAAAGAACTGGAAGAATCAAATGAAGTGACCGAGCTGAAACTCGACGCGAACAAAGCCTCAGGCCTGCCCATCACCCGCATTGATATCAATGAAAAATCATTCCGCTGGCTGATGAACGAAGACGCCATGGCCACCGAAAAGCTGGCCGAAGGAATCAGAAAATTCACGGTAGACCTTTTAAAGCTGGAAGACTTTCTGAAACAGGAGTTTCTGAATTAGGTTACCCGGATTATTTATATACCTTTGCATCCGCTGAAAA contains:
- a CDS encoding histidine kinase yields the protein MKRKNILLIHFFFWFYIVNQSLFPLYIGQYEASWLYNNQYLKDVFINTMLNVVSFYVIYLLFPVLMKFRYKLVAIMAGMIVLLLLTAIRTPLELIFWKLPGNKDGAELVFKWMYVWNNLRLVIITGIYAVLIRFMIHAFESQKQKDELINQRQASELALLRSQVNPHFLFNTLNNIYSLVYKKSDLAPAAVMKLSSVMRYMFFDASADKVPLDKELDYLKSFIELQKLRISHPDFVSLQIEGNPEGHLIAPMLLISFVENAFKHSSKLHSPGIIIRLFAGKEGIVFSVVNYLKRTKLPESEIYSGIGLANIRRRLELTYPGRHKLTITQNEEQFSVNLEIWKEAARPVSNKTPQT
- a CDS encoding response regulator transcription factor, translating into MKINCIAIDDEPLALDIIREYCEKVPFLNLQHTFGNAIDTLEYLRNNKVDLILLDIQMEELTGIQLLNALKVKPFVILTTAYDAYALQGFDLDVTDYLLKPISFERFLKAIDKVYDRMLNEGQKLAETNPSAHQPEFNVKDYFFVKTETRIERVRTSEVLYVEGMGDYWRIVTTSRRIMTLMNARGIEDVLPEPHFCRVHKSFFVAIDKIDFVERRHIKIADRSIPVSDTYQKNFFDMIEGKRQGF
- the tal gene encoding transaldolase; translated protein: MNALEQLKKFTRVVADTGDFESMIAYRPVDATTNPSLIYASAKDAKYRHLAAQAAAEAKTLSQDKATQLSLCLDRVAVNFGLEILKIVPGRVSTEVDARLSFDTEATIAKARELIRLYEAAGISRERILIKVAATWEGIRAAEQLEKEGIHCNLTLLFSKIQAIACAEAGITLISPFVGRILDWYKKEKDLTGITPDQDPGVISVTEIFNYYKKFGYTTEVMGASFRNKGEITALAGCDLLTIAPSLLKELEESNEVTELKLDANKASGLPITRIDINEKSFRWLMNEDAMATEKLAEGIRKFTVDLLKLEDFLKQEFLN
- a CDS encoding carboxypeptidase regulatory-like domain-containing protein; this translates as MKKTFTLLLVMACLWAQAQYSTPGTGVSWNLDSLVTNSAGAVILNGDHYEVTSTILILPSDSLSILDNVTVFFHDLTGIESSGILTIDAPSEALFTAIDSTSANKWRGIKLESGHVTNIKNASFRFGGGMRVIAGTFSIDGSTFYKNYYKSGSTSGSYASSAALDISGLASVTNCSFTYNQRGAIASGSNIACRANIRNNYIFGNTTENSNRPQINMGPAGENDTTFIVGNTVIGNGNTSSGGIAYSSLVGVAGNVVIESNVVDLNRYGITLTGSPINGAIRYNTITNNNIQGDPNLGGSGINFTASSASSNLQAMVTGNIISGNLWGITIIGYPQVNMGDSTAATFNPGGNQFSDNGNGGILYDLYNNGPVIQKAMYNCWGVATQDSASIETVVVHAVDNATLGLVKFMPSCAYPTIFTVENASGSPLQQVEISIENFEQTLYTNASGTAEAMLSPGNHLFTASLAGYNTYNGNFTVTAGTNHVNVTLTNSSNYLLTFHVTDTDMAPLAGAEISVASQTLTTNSEGMATITLGNGTYPYTVSKEGYISENGSAVIANGNTDVNVQLTAVVIPTFVLSFQVNNADGQPLEGVSIEIEGQPEPLLTNSAGTVTIELPDGTYSYNASLQNYETYTGSVEIAGANVTENIVLQPDTTSLYTVTFTVDSNMGLLSGAEITINGETLTTNDNGVATIQLTNGTWPYTVTAIDFITEEGSLTVWGADVNESVYLLLTGISQPQHETFTIYPNPVTNRLYIKGNQADAVEIYSQQGTLLQQYKSVKGSINLSGLGQGTYLIRLISGSEVVSKTIVKQ
- a CDS encoding DUF2721 domain-containing protein encodes the protein MHEQITLTTPALLFSAISLILLAYTNRFLGYASLIRGLHEKFSADPNELLEGQIANLRKRLYLTKYMQMLGVGSLFLCVGTMFLIFVGELSVAILIFGVALIMMLVSLAISIYEIQISVKALDLHLGDMEQEQTKHSEA